One segment of Penaeus vannamei isolate JL-2024 chromosome 3, ASM4276789v1, whole genome shotgun sequence DNA contains the following:
- the LOC113817379 gene encoding carbohydrate sulfotransferase 11, which produces MAIIASLLRKGSIVLLLLLCVSLHKHLKTMEPKKMMVEEAALPTKLFPNQGLEERLTHRRQRVNEVCRKYGFNTSKGQAINSKEFLVNKEHGLVWCNVFKAASSSWLWHFNILAGYTEEELLENINDPLRMAREKYPRLDAQALCAAMESPPLPVVFMIARHPFIRLVSAYRDKIASYSPPYQNLRRRMMKAHPELGVGTSVMLLGILFGQRQYPTFPQFVQYVLDRYRAKLPLNEHWESMFKYCTPCQANFTVFAKVETLAEDSSYIMNASGIQGLVKPRFINRAREGSSEEVAKHFLCQLTKRQIRGLISLYKYDLEMFEYDAKTYLNCASD; this is translated from the exons ATGGCAATCATCGCAAGTCTACTGAGGAAGGGATCCATTGTGCTGTTACTTCTACTCTGCGTGTCACTCCACAAACACCTGAAGACTATGGAGCCTAAGAAGATGATG GTCGAAGAAGCTGCTCTACCTACGAAGCTGTTTCCCAATCAGGGTCTAGAAGAACGATTAACGCACAGACGACAACGTGTAAATGAg GTCTGCCGCAAGTACGGTTTCAACACCTCGAAAGGGCAAGCCATAAACTCCAAAGAATTTctggtcaacaaagaacacggtcTCGTATGGTGCAACGTCTTCAAGGCCGCCTCTTCCTCTTGGTTATGGCATTTCAACATTCTTGCAGGATACACTGAAGAGGAACTGTTGGAAAACATTAATGATCCTTTAAGAATGGCTCGCGAGAAGTATCCGAG ACTGGACGCACAGGCCCTCTGCGCCGCCATGGAGTCGCCACCGCTTCCTGTTGTCTTCATGATCGCCAGACACCCTTTCATTCGCCTGGTGTCTGCTTACAG GGACAAGATCGCCAGTTACTCGCCTCCATACCAAAACCTGCGTCGCCGCATGATGAAAGCGCACCCAGAACTTGGGGTGGGAACGTCTGTCATGTTACTGGGCATCCTCTTCGGCCAGCGCCAATACCCAACCTTTCCCCAGTTTGTGCAGTACGTCTTAGACCGGTACCGAGCCAAACTGCCTTTGAACGAACACTGGGAGTCCATGTTTAAGTACTGTACACCGTGTCAAGCTAATTTCACTGTGTTTGCGAAG GTTGAGACGCTAGCTGAAGACAGCAGTTATATTATGAATGCTTCAG gTATCCAAGGTCTTGTAAAACCGAGGTTTATCAACAGAGCCCGAGAAGGTTCTTCCGAAGAAGTCGCAAAGCATTTCTTGTGCCAGTTAACGAAGAGGCAAATAAGGGGACTGATTTCCCTTTATAAATACGACTTGGAGATGTTTGAATACGACGCTAAAACGTACTTGAATTGTGCATCAGACTGA
- the LOC113817377 gene encoding carbohydrate sulfotransferase 11 codes for MAPRVTKRRLASALFLLLFLSLYMSQGEESGIPSDGSLEMRRRMPVKKDRKDLIESVTLPDRWNTSKAHLEELNARRQHVQETCRKLGLDHPSPTNKLNAWEFLYNKEYNLLWCNVFKAASSTWFWNFNLLAGYTEKQLVKAKAAPVELARKRYPRPTVDEVQEIMANNPSPISFMITKHPFLRLVSAYRNKILAGNAIYTPLFKKIYRKYKHLGPPVPRRMKDGSLAGTGISPSFSQFVQYILDKEANGKSLDMHWIPQSRFCTPCLANFSIYAKTETLDEDGNHIIFSSGINHVIKPKTINRSVDVPTSKVAHVFICQLSEQQFDALVKLYQYDLQLFQYDVEPFRNCTT; via the exons ATGGCTCCACGCGTTACGAAGAGACGCCTTGCCAGTGCTTTATTCCTGTTGCTGTTCCTGTCGCTGTATATGTCACAGGGCGAAGAAAGTGGCATTCCAAGCGACGGCAGTTTGGAGATGCGACGTAGGATGCCGGTGAAGAAGGATAGGAAAGATCTG attgAATCTGTGACGCTGCCGGACAGGTGGAACACATCAAAGGCGCACCTGGAGGAGCTGAATGCAAGGCGCCAACACGTGCAAGAG ACCTGCAGGAAACTCGGTCTCGACCACCCTTCGCCAACCAATAAACTCAACGCGTGGGAGTTCCTTTACAACAAGGAGTACAACCTCTTGTGGTGCAACGTGTTCAAGGCGGCGTCATCCACGTGGTTTTGGAATTTCAACCTTCTCGCCGGATACACAGAGAAGCAACTGGTGAAGGCTAAAGCGGCGCCGGTCGAATTGGCAAGAAAGCGCTATCCCAG ACCCACCGTTGATGAAGTCCAGGAAATAATGGCAAATAATCCTTCACCCATTTCATTCATGATCACTAAGCACCCTTTTCTACGTCTCGTCTCTGCTTACCG tAACAAGATTCTTGCCGGAAACGCAATATACACTCCCCTTTTCAAGAAGATTTACCGAAAGTACAAACACTTAGGCCCTCCGGTACCCAGGCGAATGAAGGACGGAAGTCTTGCGGGCACGggtatctctccttctttcagccAGTTCGTTCAGTATATATTAGACAAGGAGGCGAACGGGAAGTCCCTAGATATGCACTGGATTCCACAGTCTAGATTTTGCACTCCCTGCCTGGCGAATTTTAGCATTTATGCAAAG acgGAGACATTAGACGAAGACGGAAATCACATAATATTTTCCTCAG gGATCAATCACGTGATCAAGCCGAAGACGATCAACCGCTCAGTCGATGTTCCAACGTCCAAGGTGGCGCACGTGTTCATTTGCCAGCTCTCTGAACAGCAGTTTGACGCCCTGGTTAAGCTGTACCAGTACGACCTGCAGTTGTTCCAGTACGACGTGGAACCATTTCGGAATTGTACCACGTAG